In Mesorhizobium sp. M9A.F.Ca.ET.002.03.1.2, the DNA window TCGAGCGGAGCGCGGTGATATTTACCGGTCCGAGCGCAGAACCGATCGGCGCGCACCAGGGCATGAGCACCCTGCATCCGGCTTCCAGCAGCCGCTCGGCGACGACGAGATCATCCGTGGTATACGGGAATACGGCAAAACCGTCTTCGCACAGGATTCGCGCGGCCTCGACCAAGCCGAAGACGTCAGGCTGCAGCGTGTCATGATTGCCGATCACCTCGAGCTTGATCCAGCTCGTGCCGAAGATCTCGCGCGCCATCTTCGCGGTGGTGACGGCTTCCTTGACGGAGTGACAACCGGCGGTGTTGGGCAAGACGTGCAGCCGCAGCGATTGGATGAGCGACCAGAATTTCTCTCCACCCCTGCCGCCTGCCATTTCGCGGCGCAACGACACGGTCACCGCGGATGCGCGGGATGCCTTGATCGCATCGGCAAGAATGGCGGGCGAGGGATACTGTGCGGTGCCGAGAAGCAGGCGAGACGCAAGCTTGGTTCCATAAAGCTCGAGCACGTTACTAGCCCCCTTGCATGGGTGAGAGAATTTCGATCCGGTCGCCGTCCTTCAACTGGAACCGTGCTCGCTCCATCGCATGCACCAGGTCGCTGTTCACGGCCGTTGCAAGCCAATTGCCCTCGTAGTCGAGCGCGGCGAGAAGTTCCGCCAGGGTGGCGGCGGCGATCTCATGCGCTTCGCCGTTGACCGTTAGTTTCATCGGCAAGCTCCACTGGTTTGTCTGAATCGAAAACAAGCTCGGCCGCCCGGCGCGCCATGGCGGGAGCCAGAAGGAAACCATGACGGTAGAGCCCGTTGATCGCGATGGTCTTCCCGCTCGTTTGGACGCGCGGCAGATTGTCGGGAAAGGCCGGGCGAATGCCGGCGGCCGTCTCAACGATCGCGGCCTCGCCGAAGGCGGGATGAACCGAATAGGCGGCATTCAGAAGTTCCATCATCGAGCGCGCCGTGACCGGTCCCGCGACCAGATTCTCGATCATCGTTGCGCCCGCCATGAAATGGTGGTCGGCGCGCGGCACTAGGTAGAGCGGGAAGCGCGGGTGCAGCAGCCTGACCGGGCGCGACAGCGAAATATCAGGCGCATGCAGGATCAGCATCTCGCCGCGAACGCCGCGAAGCCTGTCATCGCGAGACGCCATTCCCGTGCAGTCGATCGCGCGGTCGAATCCCGTCATGTGCTGGGCAGCCACTCCGAAGCGGAACTCGACGCCGCTTCCGGCGAGCTTTTCATGCAGCGCCGCCATGGCACGGCGTGGATCGAGATGGGCTTCGCCCGGGAAGAACAACCCGCGACGGAAACGGCCGGCGAGATCGGGCTCCAGGAGCGCGATTTCGTCTTCATCGACACGCCGATGCCCCAACGTGCGACTTGCGAACCGGTCAAGCTCGCCCGCATCCCGCGGCATCGCCACAACGAGCGTTCCGGCCCGCGTGACATGACCCGGCAGCACCGCATCCCACCAGTCGGAGGCGTCGCGGCCGAGATCCAGCACCGGCCGCTCGGCGCTTTCGCGCTCGCACCAGGGCGCCAGCATGCCGCCGGCCATCCATGATGCGTTGCCGCCAAGGCCATGCCGGATCTCGGCAATGGTTACCGCAGCACCGCGGACGGTGAGTTCGAAGGCGGCGGCGAGGCCGGCGACGCCGGCCCCTTTGACCAGAACCCTCATGACGGCTCCGACACCTTCGGCCCAGGCGGTTCGCCATCCACCGCCATATAAAGATCGCCGCCCTCGCGGTATTTCGCCGCCATCGCAGCCATGCCCTCTTTCTGGGCCTCAGCCCGAATGTCATGGGAGATGCGCATCGAGCAGAATTTCGGCCCGCACATGGAGCAGAAATGCGCCAGCTTGTGCGCCTCCTTCGGCAAGGTCTCGTCGTGGAAGGAGCGCGCCGTTTCAGGGTCGAGCGACAGGTTGAACTGGTCTTCCCAGCGAAACTCGAACCGCGCCCGCGACAGCGCATCGTCACGGAGCTTCGCTGCCGGATGACCCTTGGCGAGGTCGGCGGCGTGCGCGGCTATTCTGTAGGTGATGACACCGGTCTTGACGTCGTTGCGGTCAGGCAGGCCGAGATGCTCCTTGGGCGTGACGTAGCAGAGCATGGCCGTGCCGTACCAGCCGATCATCGCCGCGCCGATGCCGGAGGTGATGTGGTCGTAGCCCGGCGCGATGTCCGTCGTCAGCGGTCCAAGCGTGTAGAAGGGCGCCTCGCCGCAGACTTCGAGTTGCTTGTCCATGTTCTCTTTGATCTTGTGCATCGGAACATGGCCCGGCCCCTCGATCATCACCTGGCAATCCTTGGCCCAGGCGATTTTTGTCAGCTCGCCAAGCGTTTCCAGTTCGGCGAATTGCGCCGCGTCGTTGGCATCGGCGATCGAGCCGGGACGAAGGCCGTCGCCGAGCGAGAAGGACACGTCATAGGCTCTGGCAATGTCGCAGATGTCCTCGAAATGCTCGTAGAGGAAGCTTTCGCGGTGATGATGCAGACACCACTTGGCCATGATGGAACCGCCGCGCGACACGATGCCGGTGACCCGGTCGACCGTCAGCGGGATGTAGTGCAGGCGCACACCGGCATGGATCGTGAAATAGTCGACCCCCTGTTCGGCCTGTTCGATCAGCGTATCGCGGTAGACGTCCCAGGTCAGATCCTCGGCGATGCCGCCGACCTTTTCGAGCGCCTGGTAGAGTGGGACAGTACCGATCGGCACCGGGGCATTGCGGATGATCCATTCGCGGATGTTGTGGATGTTGCGGCCGGTCGACAGATCCATCACGGTGTCGGCGCCCCAGCGGGTAGCCCAGACCATTTTTTCGACCTCTTCGGCCATCGACGAGGTGACCGCCGAATTGCCGATATTGGCGTTGATCTTCACCAGGAAATTGCGGCCGATGATCATCGGTTCGCTCTCTGGGTGGTTGATGTTGGCGGGAATGATCGCCCGTCCGCGCGCCACCTCGTCGCGCACGAATTCCGGCGTGATGAAGTCCGGGACCGCCGCGCCGAAAGACTCGCCGTCGCGCTGCATCCCGCTACGTAAGCTCTCGCGGCCGAGATTTTCGCGAATGGCAACGAATTCCATTTCGGGCGTGATGATGCCGGCGCGGGCATAGGCAAGCTGGGTTACAGCCTTGCCTTGCTTGGCCTTGAGCGGTCGGTGGCGGACAGGAAATTCCGGCGTCAGCCGTTCGCCTGACACGAACCCATTATCCTCCGGCCTGACATTGCGACCTTCCTGGAATTCGACGTCGCCGCGCGCCTTGATCCACGCGTGCCGAAGCCGGGCAAGCCCGTTCTCGATACGCGTCTCGACGCTTGGATCTGTATAGGGGCCTGACGGATCGTAGACGGTGACAGGCGGTTCGCCGGCCGTCGGATGGACGGCGATTTCCCGCATCGGCACCCTGATCTGCGGATGGATCGTGCCGGGTTTGTGGATCTTGCTGGAGGCAGGCAGCGGTCCTGTCGACACCGCAGGGGTAATGGCATTCATTTGAGGCTCCTTTGCTCATGCATTGGAGACCCAGTTCTGTGCCGGAAGGATGAAAAGACGCTTTGGCCTGCCTGCTTACAGGTTTTCGGGCATGAACTCCCGCAAAGCGCTTGCACCGTCCCTACGCCAGTATGAACTGGATCAGGTTCAACGGGTCACTGCGCCGCAAAAGCCAGCAGTATCTCAGCCCCTTGCCGGGACTCCCCTGGTGAATGCACCAAGTTGAGCGGGCAATCGCCATCTTGTCAAGGGCATTCGGCCTGCCACCGGCGGGATAGCCGTCTCGTGCAGCCACGAGCGTGAGGCCTGATTCTCGCATAGGCCGGGACCACGATTCAGCCTTGAGTTTTTCGCTTCCTGCAATTAGCTAAATGCTACCAGGCCGGGCCCCTCTGGCAGTCCAACAGGACTGTGATGTCGGACTGGAATTCCAATCCGGGTGGCCTGGCTTTGAGATTTCTTCAGCTGTAGCGGCATTTCTCTTGTCATACGCGGTGTCCGCGTTGCTCTACGGTCATGCTCGCAAGCCGGGTCACCCCTAGCTGAACGCAAGGGTGCCCTATGACAGAATTTTTCAGTCCCGAAGCAATGACCGCTCTCTTGCAGGTCATCATGATCGACCTGGTGCTGGCCGGCGACAACGCCATCGTTATCGGCCTTGCCGCGGCCGGGCTCCCCAAGGAGCAGCGCAGAAAGGCGATCTTCGTTGGTATAGTCGCGGCGGCCGTTCTGCGTATCGGCTTTGCGGCTGCGACAACCCAGCTCCTGCAGATCGTCGGCCTACTGCTGGCCGGCGGCGTGTTGCTGTTGTGGGTGTGCTGGAAGATGTGGCGCGAACTCCGGCAGAACCATGGGCAGGAAGCACAAGCGATCGAAGCGCTTTCGGAAAGTGACGTCGACTACGACGGCATGGTGGCCGGCAAAGCTCCACGCAAGACTCTCGCGCAAGCAACCTGGCAGATCGTCATCGCCGACGTCTCCATGTCGCTCGACAATGTTCTGGCGGTAGCTGGTGCCGCGCGCGAGCACCCGAACGTGTTGATCTTCGGCCTTGTCCTCTCCGTCGCGCTGATGGGCGTTGCCGCAAGCTTCATTGCCAACCTGCTTCAGAAGTACCGTTGGATTGCCTATGTCGGGCTGGTGATCATCCTCTACGTAGCTGGCGAGATGATCTATCGCGGTGTGCTTGAACTTCTGCCTCACGTCGCAGGTTCTTAAGACGCAAAAGGCAGGCAGGCCGGAACAGCGTCGTTCCGGCCTGTGCTCGACTTCCAGCTCTGTGCCGACGACAGGGCGCATCGCCCTCGTGCTCAGATCCGTGTGAGTCGCGGCTTGCCTCCACGCAAACGGCCAAAACGGAAGGCATCTGAAACGGCTGAACGGACCATAAGCATCTCGCCTATGGTTTCGTGTGTCATGAGCCCGACCAGCCGTTCGGAATTGTCCACGACGGCAACAGCAGGCACGTCTGACTGCTGCATGAGCCGCAGGCTCTCCTCGAGGCTTTTGCGGTAATGTATCCTCGGGATATCGTTGCGCATTGCGCTCGTAACCGGTGCAGCGGGTCCCTTTTCCTTCAATGTCCGGATCATGTCGTCGCGTGTCACCAATCCCTGGAGGTGGCCAGCGGAGTCGATGACAGGGAATTCGTGCTGCGTGGTGGCGAGCAGCATCTCGATCGCCTCGTCGAGCGTCGCCGACCGTTCCAGCCGGGCGAACTCGGTGATCATCACGTCCCCGACCAGGACGCTTGTGGCTACGTCCCGGATCTGGGCGTTCTGCGCTTCCGCTGCCGCGGCGAGATAGACGAAGATGCCGATGAAGATGAGCAGCGGGTTGTAGAACAGCCCAAGGAAACCGAAGACGAAGGCCATTCCTTGCCCGATCGTGGCGGCGATCTGGGTCGCGCGCGACCAGGAAAGGCGGGCGGCGAGGGCGGCGCGCAGGATACGGCCGCCATCCATTGGGAAGGCCGGGATCATGTTGAAAAGCACCAAGAAGACATTGACCCCTGCAAGCCTGGCGAGAAAATTCGTACGCGGATCCTCGATCCCGGCCATCTGTTCGACACCCGCCGACCCGCCGAGCAAGGCGAAGATCAGCGCGGCGATCGCGACATTGACCAGCGGCCCCGCGACCGCGATCACGAACTCCTGCCCCGGCTCTTCCGGCATGCGTTCGAGCCTGGCCACGCCGCCGATCGGCAAAAGAGTAATGTCCGGTGTGCTGATGCCGAAGTACCGCGCCGCGGCGATGTGGCCGAACTCATGCAGGACCACGCAGGCAAAGACGGCAATGATGAAGGCAACGCCTTCCCAGGCCGCTGGCGCGCCGCCGATCCGATAGTGCATTAGCCAAATCCAGACGAGCAGAAGCAGGAAGGTGAAGTGAACGCGCACGGTCGTGCCTGCGATCGTCCCGAGGTTCAGCGACCAACCCAATCTATCCACTCCGAAAGGCCGCCTTTATCATAGGCCTTGGCGGGACGCTTGCAATCGTCGGAGAACATCTGAGCTCATGCTTATCGTCTGCAACCGCGGGCCACCCCGGCTGCGAGATGCCGCTGGGGCACGCATGGCGCGCCCGGGTGACGAGCTTTTCCGGCGGAGCGCCAGTGTTGGCCGACGCTCCGCCGGACAAAATATGTCGACCTGGCGCTAATGCATCACGGCGTCAGTCAGTGAGCGGTTTGCGAATGCTCGCCGCCCGGCTTCGAGATGCCGCTTAAAGCCTCTCCCGCTTCTGCCGCTTCGCCATTCGTCGCGAGATCACCAAGCGAGATGATGCCTACGAGCCTCTTGTCGCGGTTCAAAACCGGTAGCCGACGCACCCGCAGGTCGCCCATGTTCTCGAGCACATGCTCGACGTCTTCGTCTTCGAAGCAGTATTTGACCTCCGAGCTCATGACATCACGCACCTTGGTGTCAGGCCCCTTACCCGATGCTACGCCGCGGATCGCGATATCACGATCGGTGATCATCCCGATCAGCCGGTCGTTGTCGCCCACGGGCATCGCCCCAGCGTCGAGCCTGCCCATCATCTGCGCTATTTCGCCAATGGACTGTTCGGGGTTCGCGATCTGGACATTCCTCGTCATGCAGTTGCCGACTTTCATGGCAATCTCCCTTTGTTTGCGAAGCCCCGTCGCCGATTCGGTGTTCATCGAAGGAACGAACTCTTCGGCGGTAACGTTCCCTCGAATCTGCGTAGGACAAGCGACATACGCCCCGCGTCAGCGGGTAGAGGCGCTTGAATTCCCACATCGGCCGGTCACGCCGCGGGCGGCGATCTTCCGTCAGTCGGCGAATTCTTCGTCGAGGATCCGCAGGCCGTCTTCATATTTCGATGTCGAGGTGCCAATCTGCCGTGCCTGCCACAGATTGTCGGCGAGATCCGCGCGCTTGACCGGC includes these proteins:
- a CDS encoding thiazole synthase, producing the protein MLELYGTKLASRLLLGTAQYPSPAILADAIKASRASAVTVSLRREMAGGRGGEKFWSLIQSLRLHVLPNTAGCHSVKEAVTTAKMAREIFGTSWIKLEVIGNHDTLQPDVFGLVEAARILCEDGFAVFPYTTDDLVVAERLLEAGCRVLMPWCAPIGSALGPVNITALRSMRGHFPNVPLIVDAGLGRPSHAALVMELGFDAVLLNTAVAKAADPVGMARAFGKAVDAGREAYCSGLLEPRDVAVPSTPTIGRAVFQ
- the thiS gene encoding sulfur carrier protein ThiS; amino-acid sequence: MKLTVNGEAHEIAAATLAELLAALDYEGNWLATAVNSDLVHAMERARFQLKDGDRIEILSPMQGG
- the thiO gene encoding glycine oxidase ThiO; amino-acid sequence: MRVLVKGAGVAGLAAAFELTVRGAAVTIAEIRHGLGGNASWMAGGMLAPWCERESAERPVLDLGRDASDWWDAVLPGHVTRAGTLVVAMPRDAGELDRFASRTLGHRRVDEDEIALLEPDLAGRFRRGLFFPGEAHLDPRRAMAALHEKLAGSGVEFRFGVAAQHMTGFDRAIDCTGMASRDDRLRGVRGEMLILHAPDISLSRPVRLLHPRFPLYLVPRADHHFMAGATMIENLVAGPVTARSMMELLNAAYSVHPAFGEAAIVETAAGIRPAFPDNLPRVQTSGKTIAINGLYRHGFLLAPAMARRAAELVFDSDKPVELADETNGQRRSA
- the thiC gene encoding phosphomethylpyrimidine synthase ThiC yields the protein MNAITPAVSTGPLPASSKIHKPGTIHPQIRVPMREIAVHPTAGEPPVTVYDPSGPYTDPSVETRIENGLARLRHAWIKARGDVEFQEGRNVRPEDNGFVSGERLTPEFPVRHRPLKAKQGKAVTQLAYARAGIITPEMEFVAIRENLGRESLRSGMQRDGESFGAAVPDFITPEFVRDEVARGRAIIPANINHPESEPMIIGRNFLVKINANIGNSAVTSSMAEEVEKMVWATRWGADTVMDLSTGRNIHNIREWIIRNAPVPIGTVPLYQALEKVGGIAEDLTWDVYRDTLIEQAEQGVDYFTIHAGVRLHYIPLTVDRVTGIVSRGGSIMAKWCLHHHRESFLYEHFEDICDIARAYDVSFSLGDGLRPGSIADANDAAQFAELETLGELTKIAWAKDCQVMIEGPGHVPMHKIKENMDKQLEVCGEAPFYTLGPLTTDIAPGYDHITSGIGAAMIGWYGTAMLCYVTPKEHLGLPDRNDVKTGVITYRIAAHAADLAKGHPAAKLRDDALSRARFEFRWEDQFNLSLDPETARSFHDETLPKEAHKLAHFCSMCGPKFCSMRISHDIRAEAQKEGMAAMAAKYREGGDLYMAVDGEPPGPKVSEPS
- a CDS encoding TerC family protein, which translates into the protein MTEFFSPEAMTALLQVIMIDLVLAGDNAIVIGLAAAGLPKEQRRKAIFVGIVAAAVLRIGFAAATTQLLQIVGLLLAGGVLLLWVCWKMWRELRQNHGQEAQAIEALSESDVDYDGMVAGKAPRKTLAQATWQIVIADVSMSLDNVLAVAGAAREHPNVLIFGLVLSVALMGVAASFIANLLQKYRWIAYVGLVIILYVAGEMIYRGVLELLPHVAGS
- a CDS encoding site-2 protease family protein, producing the protein MGWSLNLGTIAGTTVRVHFTFLLLLVWIWLMHYRIGGAPAAWEGVAFIIAVFACVVLHEFGHIAAARYFGISTPDITLLPIGGVARLERMPEEPGQEFVIAVAGPLVNVAIAALIFALLGGSAGVEQMAGIEDPRTNFLARLAGVNVFLVLFNMIPAFPMDGGRILRAALAARLSWSRATQIAATIGQGMAFVFGFLGLFYNPLLIFIGIFVYLAAAAEAQNAQIRDVATSVLVGDVMITEFARLERSATLDEAIEMLLATTQHEFPVIDSAGHLQGLVTRDDMIRTLKEKGPAAPVTSAMRNDIPRIHYRKSLEESLRLMQQSDVPAVAVVDNSERLVGLMTHETIGEMLMVRSAVSDAFRFGRLRGGKPRLTRI
- a CDS encoding CBS domain-containing protein; translated protein: MKVGNCMTRNVQIANPEQSIGEIAQMMGRLDAGAMPVGDNDRLIGMITDRDIAIRGVASGKGPDTKVRDVMSSEVKYCFEDEDVEHVLENMGDLRVRRLPVLNRDKRLVGIISLGDLATNGEAAEAGEALSGISKPGGEHSQTAH